One window of Phycisphaeraceae bacterium genomic DNA carries:
- a CDS encoding DUF5615 family PIN-like protein — protein MRFLVDQPVSPILAEWLRSIGHDAQHVRDRGMSAATDTAILDLARSEQRNLVTADLDFSRLIALSGQDQPGLILFRAGNISDSEMLALLRRVLAEVSENAIATSIVVVDADSIRVARLPIRGG, from the coding sequence ATGCGATTCCTCGTGGATCAACCGGTCAGCCCGATTCTCGCCGAATGGCTGCGGAGCATCGGCCATGATGCGCAGCATGTCCGCGATCGGGGCATGTCGGCCGCCACGGACACCGCGATTCTCGACCTTGCCCGGTCCGAGCAACGGAACCTTGTGACGGCAGACTTGGACTTTTCCCGCCTGATCGCTCTCAGCGGGCAGGACCAGCCCGGTCTCATCCTTTTCCGAGCCGGGAATATCTCGGACTCCGAGATGCTTGCGCTGCTTCGGCGCGTTCTTGCGGAAGTTTCGGAGAATGCGATCGCAACGTCGATTGTTGTGGTTGATGCCGACTCGATCCGTGTCGCCCGCCTGCCGATCCGCGGCGGATAA
- a CDS encoding DUF433 domain-containing protein, giving the protein MSGIGSHPRITIDPNVMGGKPCIRGLRFPVSRLLGLLASGQTEEQILAGHPDLELEDIRAAIAFAAALADDRVILLKSA; this is encoded by the coding sequence ATGAGCGGAATCGGAAGCCATCCACGGATCACGATCGATCCAAACGTCATGGGCGGGAAGCCCTGCATCCGCGGGCTGCGCTTTCCCGTTTCGCGATTGCTCGGACTTCTCGCTTCCGGTCAGACCGAGGAGCAGATTCTTGCCGGACACCCCGATCTCGAATTGGAAGACATCCGCGCCGCGATCGCGTTCGCCGCGGCACTGGCGGATGACCGGGTCATTCTTTTGAAATCCGCCTGA
- a CDS encoding nucleotidyltransferase domain-containing protein, translating to MSNATKDDRLAAFCRRYGVAELWLFGSVAKDTAIAQSDIDILVRFLPDSTTSTWDWPAMTDELRDIFGREVDLLSVGVLRNPFRAASILAARKLLYAA from the coding sequence ATGTCGAACGCGACCAAAGACGATCGACTCGCGGCATTCTGCCGCCGCTACGGCGTCGCCGAATTGTGGCTATTCGGTTCGGTTGCCAAAGACACCGCGATCGCCCAGAGCGACATCGACATTCTGGTGAGATTCCTCCCCGACTCCACAACCTCCACGTGGGATTGGCCCGCAATGACCGACGAACTCCGCGATATCTTCGGACGCGAAGTAGACCTGCTTTCCGTCGGCGTGCTGCGCAACCCGTTCCGGGCCGCCTCAATACTCGCCGCGCGGAAGTTGCTGTACGCCGCTTAG